A section of the Roseomonas marmotae genome encodes:
- a CDS encoding DUF192 domain-containing protein: MRRRLLLALPALLATAARAQTGPQPRLPTEPLVIVTRDGKRHGFTVEMALSPDQQTVGLMFRPEVKPDEGMLFDWGTPRESAMWMRNTITSLDMVFINADGRVRRIAERTVPQSLATIESHGPVRATLELAAGTAERLNLRPGDQVLQRIFGNAP; encoded by the coding sequence ATGCGCCGCCGCCTCCTGCTGGCCTTGCCAGCCCTTCTCGCCACCGCCGCCCGAGCCCAGACCGGGCCGCAGCCACGCCTGCCGACCGAGCCGCTGGTGATCGTCACCCGTGACGGCAAGAGGCACGGCTTCACGGTGGAGATGGCATTGTCTCCGGACCAGCAGACCGTCGGCCTGATGTTCCGGCCGGAGGTGAAGCCCGATGAGGGAATGCTCTTCGACTGGGGCACGCCGCGGGAAAGCGCGATGTGGATGCGTAACACCATCACCTCGCTGGACATGGTCTTCATCAACGCGGATGGGCGCGTCCGCCGGATCGCGGAGCGGACGGTGCCGCAGAGCCTGGCGACCATCGAGAGCCATGGCCCTGTGCGCGCGACGCTGGAATTGGCCGCCGGCACGGCGGAGCGCCTGAACCTGCGCCCGGGTGACCAGGTGCTGCAGCGGATCTTCGGTAACGCGCCTTAA
- a CDS encoding MBL fold metallo-hydrolase yields the protein MNGSPQEPPGPRQPARPRPKGAVRRNGLFLNPDGSHAGPTSAQVWRLMRERNQGTPWPAWVEDPPYPAPAPPPEGHVSVTFIGHATFLIRFHGGPTLLTDPIWSERCSPFRFAGPKRVRRPGLDFDALPHIDAVLLSHNHYDHCDIPTLQRLRDRFAPPILTGLANGALLARHGLKDVVELDWWQEAPLPGGATATYLPARHVGARTLLDRGRTLWGGFGLHAGGGGHVCFAGDSAWGAHFEEIGHFAGPFDLALLPIGAYEPRWFMQQVHMNPEESVRAFQALRTRQALAMHFGTFRLTQEAIDEPPRALAAALAAAGIPEEDFVVPGCGQTFVVPLTTN from the coding sequence ATGAACGGATCCCCCCAGGAGCCGCCTGGGCCGAGGCAGCCCGCGCGGCCGCGCCCGAAGGGCGCCGTCCGCCGGAACGGACTTTTCCTCAACCCCGATGGCAGCCACGCCGGACCGACCTCGGCCCAGGTCTGGCGGCTGATGCGGGAGAGGAACCAGGGCACGCCATGGCCTGCCTGGGTGGAAGACCCGCCCTACCCCGCCCCGGCGCCGCCCCCGGAGGGGCATGTATCCGTGACCTTCATCGGCCACGCCACCTTCCTCATCCGCTTCCACGGCGGCCCGACGCTGCTGACCGACCCGATCTGGAGCGAGCGTTGCAGTCCCTTCCGCTTCGCCGGCCCGAAGCGTGTGCGCCGTCCCGGGCTGGATTTCGACGCCCTGCCCCATATCGACGCCGTCCTGCTCAGCCACAACCATTACGACCATTGCGACATTCCGACCTTGCAGCGCCTGCGGGACCGTTTCGCGCCCCCTATCCTGACGGGGCTGGCGAATGGCGCCCTGCTGGCACGGCATGGCCTCAAGGATGTGGTTGAGCTGGACTGGTGGCAGGAGGCGCCGCTGCCGGGAGGTGCGACCGCCACCTACCTGCCCGCGCGTCATGTCGGCGCGCGGACGCTCCTCGACCGGGGGCGCACGCTCTGGGGCGGCTTCGGCCTGCACGCCGGCGGAGGGGGGCATGTCTGTTTCGCCGGGGATTCGGCCTGGGGCGCCCATTTCGAGGAGATCGGCCATTTCGCCGGTCCCTTCGACCTCGCGCTGCTGCCGATCGGCGCCTATGAGCCGCGCTGGTTCATGCAGCAGGTGCATATGAACCCGGAGGAATCTGTCCGTGCCTTCCAGGCCCTGCGCACCCGCCAGGCCCTGGCCATGCATTTCGGCACCTTCAGGCTGACGCAGGAGGCGATCGACGAGCCCCCGCGCGCCCTGGCCGCCGCCCTGGCCGCCGCTGGCATCCCGGAGGAGGATTTCGTGGTGCCTGGCTGCGGCCAGACCTTCGTCGTGCCGCTGACGACGAATTAA
- a CDS encoding ATP-binding protein, with protein sequence MAVKPDLTAADAYVWHPLGSHGAPAHLAPVKRVAAVGIGLLQGVEQQKRLLMENTLRFARGLPANNAMLWGARGMGKSSLVKAAHAAANAEVPGALVLVEIQREDIRTLPELLNLLRESPRRFLVFCDDLSFEREDQDYKALKSVLDGGIEGRPANVLFYATSNRRHLMPRDMIENERSTAINPAEAVEEKVSLSDRFGLWIGFHNADQSTFFAMIEAYAADLGLDVAPEELRRQAVEWSVTRGGRSGRVAWQFIMDLAGRLGVALPAR encoded by the coding sequence ATGGCCGTAAAGCCCGACCTGACGGCCGCCGACGCCTACGTCTGGCACCCGTTGGGCAGCCACGGCGCTCCGGCGCATCTGGCACCGGTCAAGCGTGTGGCGGCGGTCGGGATAGGCCTGCTCCAGGGGGTCGAGCAGCAGAAGCGGCTGCTGATGGAGAATACGCTGCGCTTCGCCCGCGGGCTGCCGGCCAACAACGCCATGCTCTGGGGCGCGCGCGGGATGGGCAAGTCCTCGCTGGTCAAGGCCGCGCACGCGGCCGCGAATGCGGAGGTGCCGGGCGCCCTGGTGCTGGTGGAGATCCAGCGGGAGGATATCCGCACGCTCCCCGAGCTGCTGAACCTGCTGCGCGAGAGCCCGCGCCGCTTTCTGGTCTTCTGCGACGACCTCTCCTTCGAGCGGGAGGATCAGGACTACAAGGCGCTGAAATCCGTGCTGGATGGCGGCATCGAGGGGCGCCCGGCCAACGTGCTCTTCTATGCCACCAGCAACCGCCGGCACCTGATGCCGCGTGACATGATCGAGAACGAGCGCAGCACTGCCATCAACCCGGCCGAGGCCGTGGAGGAGAAGGTCTCCCTCAGCGACCGCTTCGGCCTCTGGATCGGCTTCCATAACGCCGACCAGTCCACCTTCTTCGCCATGATCGAGGCCTATGCTGCCGATCTGGGCCTGGACGTGGCGCCGGAGGAGCTGCGGCGGCAGGCGGTGGAATGGTCCGTCACGCGGGGCGGGCGCTCCGGCCGCGTGGCCTGGCAGTTCATCATGGACCTCGCCGGGCGGCTGGGCGTGGCGTTACCGGCCCGATGA
- the yajC gene encoding preprotein translocase subunit YajC, translating into MFISPAYAQDAVAGGASAMIMQLAPLILIFVVFYFLLIRPQQKRAKEHRNMLTSLKRGDRVITGGGILGTVTKVKDGNDEIEVEVAQNVRLSVVRSTIASVIRPTAANDVKAG; encoded by the coding sequence ATGTTCATCTCCCCCGCCTATGCTCAGGACGCAGTTGCCGGTGGCGCCAGCGCCATGATCATGCAGCTGGCCCCCCTGATCCTGATTTTCGTGGTGTTCTACTTCCTGCTGATCCGCCCCCAGCAGAAGCGCGCCAAGGAACACCGTAACATGCTGACCTCTCTGAAGCGTGGTGATCGCGTCATCACCGGCGGCGGTATCCTCGGCACCGTGACCAAGGTGAAGGACGGCAACGACGAGATCGAGGTCGAGGTTGCTCAGAATGTGCGCCTGAGCGTGGTGCGCAGCACCATCGCCAGCGTCATCCGCCCAACCGCGGCCAACGACGTCAAGGCCGGCTGA
- a CDS encoding superoxide dismutase: MAFSLPPLPYDTSALASSGMCQETLELHHGKHHQAYVTALNGLIESKGLAGKSLEQIVADAGKAGADGLPVLNQAGQHWNHILFWQVMKPNGGGDSLPGKIGAKINEDFGGLAQFKEAFKQAGVTQFGSGWAWLVMDNSGKLKVTKTPNGSNPIATGEGTPILGADVWEHSYYLDFRNVRPNYLDNFLNKLVNWEVVEGLMNQGGLKSGQSA; this comes from the coding sequence ATGGCCTTCAGCCTGCCTCCGCTGCCTTATGACACCTCCGCCCTCGCCTCCTCCGGCATGTGCCAGGAGACGCTGGAGCTGCACCACGGCAAGCACCATCAGGCCTATGTGACCGCGCTGAACGGCCTGATCGAGAGCAAGGGTCTGGCCGGGAAGTCGCTGGAGCAGATCGTCGCCGACGCCGGCAAGGCGGGCGCCGATGGCCTGCCGGTGCTCAACCAGGCCGGCCAGCACTGGAACCACATCCTGTTCTGGCAGGTGATGAAGCCAAACGGGGGCGGCGACAGCCTGCCGGGCAAGATCGGCGCCAAGATCAACGAGGATTTCGGTGGCCTCGCGCAGTTCAAGGAAGCCTTCAAGCAGGCGGGCGTGACGCAGTTCGGCTCCGGCTGGGCCTGGCTCGTCATGGACAACAGCGGCAAGCTGAAGGTGACCAAGACGCCGAACGGCTCCAACCCGATCGCGACGGGCGAAGGCACGCCGATCCTGGGCGCGGATGTGTGGGAGCACTCCTACTACCTGGACTTCCGCAACGTCCGGCCGAACTACCTGGATAACTTCCTGAACAAGCTGGTGAACTGGGAAGTTGTCGAGGGCCTGATGAACCAGGGCGGCCTGAAGTCCGGCCAGTCTGCCTGA
- a CDS encoding squalene/phytoene synthase family protein, which translates to MPDAAPLSELAAFARRNDPDRFLCALFAPPEARETLFLLTAFNHELARARAATTNTMTGLIRLQWWREVVEQAAANTPPRRHEIALPLAEAIRAGRLQPEELMLLIDAREPEMEEEVPSLEALQAFLRGTAGGYAVIAGRILAAPPAAMPGLQAMGAAYGMASLLRGTASLAAQGRCLLPVDLLGQHGLTPADVVRDPRAPAISKLGRHMAAGALESLRHARASLSGTLPRGAVAAALPGRLASRDLRFILSASWNPAEPPPPRGLGDRLAVIWGGWRGL; encoded by the coding sequence ATGCCTGATGCCGCGCCGCTGTCCGAGCTTGCCGCCTTCGCGCGGCGCAATGATCCCGACCGATTCCTCTGCGCCCTCTTCGCGCCGCCGGAAGCGCGGGAAACGCTTTTCCTGCTCACCGCCTTCAACCATGAACTGGCGCGCGCCCGTGCCGCAACCACCAACACCATGACCGGGCTGATCCGCCTGCAATGGTGGCGAGAGGTAGTGGAGCAGGCCGCCGCGAATACACCTCCCCGGCGGCACGAGATCGCCTTGCCGCTGGCCGAAGCGATCCGCGCAGGGCGCCTGCAGCCCGAGGAGCTGATGCTTCTGATCGATGCGCGAGAGCCGGAGATGGAGGAGGAGGTGCCCAGCCTGGAGGCGCTGCAGGCCTTCCTGCGCGGCACCGCGGGGGGCTATGCCGTCATCGCGGGTCGAATACTGGCGGCACCGCCGGCGGCCATGCCCGGCCTTCAGGCGATGGGCGCGGCCTATGGCATGGCCAGCCTGCTGCGCGGCACCGCGAGCCTGGCAGCCCAGGGACGCTGCCTGTTGCCGGTGGATCTGCTGGGGCAGCACGGCCTGACGCCGGCCGATGTGGTGCGGGACCCACGCGCCCCCGCTATCTCGAAGCTCGGCAGGCACATGGCGGCCGGTGCGCTGGAATCGCTGCGGCATGCGCGCGCGAGCCTGTCCGGGACCCTGCCGCGCGGCGCCGTGGCGGCAGCCCTGCCGGGCCGGCTGGCGTCGCGGGACCTGCGCTTCATCCTCTCCGCCAGCTGGAACCCGGCGGAACCGCCGCCTCCGCGCGGTCTGGGAGACCGTCTGGCCGTCATCTGGGGCGGCTGGCGGGGCCTCTAA